In a single window of the Candidatus Caccoplasma merdavium genome:
- a CDS encoding aspartate-semialdehyde dehydrogenase, whose translation MKVAIVGASGAVGQEFLRVLSERNFPIDELLLFGSSRSAGTSYNFRGKEIVVKELQHNDDFKGVDIAFTSAGAGTSKEFEKTITKYGAVMIDNSSAFRMDEDVPLVVPEVNGPDAKVRPRGVIANPNCTTIQMVVALQALEQLSHIKSVHVSTYQAASGAGAAAMAELVHQYEELMKGEAPTIQKFYYQLAYNVIPQVDVFTDNLYTKEEMKMFNETRKIMHSDVKVSAMCVRVPVMRAHSEAIWVETERPLSVEEAREAFAKADGVVLMDDPANRAYPMPLDIAGKDPVFVGRIRKDLSNPNGLTFWAVSDQIKKGAALNAVQIAEYLIRENAL comes from the coding sequence ATGAAAGTAGCCATTGTCGGAGCAAGTGGAGCCGTGGGGCAGGAGTTCCTGCGGGTTCTTTCCGAGAGAAATTTTCCGATTGACGAACTGCTGTTGTTCGGTTCGTCACGCAGTGCCGGAACATCATATAACTTCCGGGGTAAAGAGATTGTCGTGAAGGAGTTGCAACACAACGACGATTTCAAGGGCGTAGACATCGCGTTTACTTCGGCGGGAGCCGGGACCTCGAAAGAGTTTGAAAAGACCATCACGAAATATGGCGCTGTCATGATCGACAATTCGAGCGCATTCCGCATGGACGAAGATGTGCCTTTGGTGGTGCCCGAAGTCAATGGCCCCGATGCCAAGGTGCGTCCCCGCGGCGTGATTGCCAACCCCAACTGCACCACCATACAGATGGTTGTCGCTTTGCAGGCGCTCGAACAACTCTCCCACATCAAGTCGGTGCATGTGTCCACTTACCAGGCTGCCAGCGGGGCCGGTGCCGCCGCCATGGCCGAGTTGGTGCATCAGTACGAAGAGCTCATGAAGGGCGAAGCCCCCACGATACAGAAGTTCTATTACCAGTTGGCCTACAACGTGATACCCCAAGTCGATGTCTTCACCGACAACCTTTACACCAAGGAGGAGATGAAGATGTTCAACGAAACGCGTAAAATCATGCACTCCGATGTGAAGGTGAGCGCCATGTGCGTGCGTGTTCCCGTCATGCGGGCTCACTCCGAGGCGATTTGGGTCGAGACCGAGCGTCCGCTCTCGGTCGAAGAGGCTCGCGAGGCTTTTGCCAAGGCCGATGGCGTGGTGCTCATGGACGACCCCGCCAACCGGGCCTACCCGATGCCGCTCGATATCGCCGGCAAAGACCCCGTGTTTGTGGGCCGCATTCGCAAGGACCTTTCCAATCCCAACGGTCTCACGTTCTGGGCCGTCAGCGACCAGATAAAGAAAGGCGCGGCCTTGAATGCCGTGCAAATAGCCGAATATCTGATTCGTGAAAATGCGTTGTAG
- a CDS encoding cation:proton antiporter, whose translation MDVNQFLPTLPFTDPVLIFFVVLTIILFAPLLLNKLRIPHIIGLILAGTLFGPHGLDVLAHDSSFKIFGNVGLLYLMFLVGLEMNLNDFRKIKTRGIVFGIHTFLIPMILGTLSSIYLLHLDLMTSILLASMYASHTLVAYPIVLRYGVGRNPAVTITIAGTIITVVGALIILAVIVGMQTGTINEWFWVRLILSMTAYCLFILYAFPRIARWFFKKYNDNVSQYIFVLALVFLASALAKPAGLEPILGAFFAGVVLNRFIPSVSPLMNRIEFVGNALFIPYFLIGVGMLIDPSVIFSGWDALFVAIVMSVIATVAKWLAAWITQKNFGLTKIDRAMIFGLSNGQAAATLAAVLIGYDIGMFDINILNGTIVMILVTCTISSFATERAAKKMATQQPADENDKNRDNTGQARILIPVANPYTLENLVNLAILAKGPHKQQPVYAMHVIDDNKTPLHSGDVGQVLLDRAAKIAAASDIKLVGLSRYDANITSGIVHTIKEQNITEVILGLHHKSNIVDSFFGTKIENLLKSTHKMVAITKCTIPINMTTRIVVAVPEKAEYESGFTKWIDRIANIGKQIGCRVIFHAHHDTIVVLRNVLHQKRYNIDCEFEVLDDWADILTLTGVVLQDDLLVIISARHTSLSYNTEFEKLPLQLSRYFAGNNLIVLFPEQFGEENEQLTFTTDPLSIDVQRNYSSFTSVRDFFEKFSRRRKLWNHRRQKLKQRKKGE comes from the coding sequence ATGGACGTCAACCAATTCTTACCCACTTTACCGTTCACCGACCCGGTACTGATATTCTTTGTCGTGCTGACGATTATCCTGTTCGCCCCCCTGCTGCTCAACAAACTGCGGATTCCCCACATCATCGGCCTGATTCTGGCGGGAACACTCTTCGGCCCGCACGGGCTCGATGTGCTGGCCCACGACAGCAGCTTCAAGATTTTCGGGAACGTGGGTCTGCTCTACCTCATGTTTCTGGTGGGACTCGAAATGAACCTCAACGACTTCCGCAAGATAAAAACCCGCGGCATCGTCTTCGGCATACACACATTTCTCATCCCCATGATACTGGGCACCCTGTCGAGCATCTACCTGCTGCACCTCGACCTCATGACCTCGATATTGCTGGCCAGCATGTATGCCTCGCACACATTGGTCGCCTACCCCATCGTGTTGCGTTATGGGGTAGGTCGCAACCCTGCCGTGACCATCACCATCGCGGGAACCATCATCACAGTGGTAGGGGCCCTCATCATCCTTGCAGTCATCGTAGGCATGCAGACGGGCACCATCAACGAATGGTTTTGGGTGCGGCTCATTCTCTCCATGACGGCCTACTGCCTCTTTATCCTCTATGCATTTCCACGCATTGCCCGCTGGTTTTTCAAGAAATACAACGACAACGTCTCGCAATACATCTTCGTGCTGGCACTGGTGTTCCTGGCCTCGGCACTGGCCAAGCCGGCAGGTCTTGAACCGATTCTCGGAGCCTTTTTCGCCGGAGTCGTTCTCAACCGGTTTATTCCTTCGGTGTCACCCCTGATGAACCGCATCGAGTTTGTGGGCAACGCCCTTTTCATACCCTACTTCCTCATCGGCGTGGGTATGCTCATCGACCCCTCGGTCATCTTCTCGGGCTGGGACGCCTTGTTTGTAGCCATTGTCATGTCGGTAATTGCCACTGTGGCCAAATGGCTGGCAGCCTGGATTACCCAGAAGAATTTCGGGCTCACCAAAATCGACCGGGCCATGATTTTCGGCCTGAGCAACGGGCAGGCGGCCGCGACTTTGGCCGCCGTCCTCATCGGATATGACATCGGCATGTTCGACATCAACATTCTCAACGGCACCATCGTCATGATTTTGGTCACCTGCACCATCAGCTCCTTCGCCACCGAACGGGCGGCAAAAAAAATGGCGACCCAGCAACCGGCCGACGAGAACGACAAGAACCGCGACAATACCGGCCAGGCACGCATTCTCATACCCGTAGCCAACCCTTACACGCTCGAAAACCTCGTCAATCTCGCCATACTGGCCAAAGGCCCGCACAAGCAGCAGCCCGTCTATGCCATGCACGTCATCGACGACAACAAAACACCCCTTCACTCCGGCGATGTGGGACAGGTGCTGCTCGACCGCGCCGCCAAAATCGCCGCCGCCTCGGACATCAAGCTCGTGGGTCTCTCTCGCTATGACGCGAACATCACCAGCGGCATCGTCCACACCATCAAAGAACAGAACATCACCGAAGTCATACTGGGCCTGCACCACAAGAGCAACATCGTCGACAGCTTCTTCGGCACCAAAATCGAGAACCTGCTCAAAAGCACCCACAAAATGGTTGCCATCACCAAATGCACCATTCCCATCAACATGACCACCCGCATCGTCGTGGCCGTACCCGAAAAAGCCGAATACGAGAGCGGATTTACCAAATGGATCGACCGCATTGCCAACATCGGCAAGCAAATCGGATGCCGTGTCATTTTCCACGCCCACCACGACACAATCGTCGTACTGCGCAACGTCTTGCATCAGAAACGATACAACATCGACTGCGAATTTGAGGTACTCGACGACTGGGCCGACATTCTCACCCTCACGGGCGTCGTCCTGCAAGACGACCTGCTGGTCATCATCAGCGCCCGCCACACATCGCTCTCCTACAACACCGAATTTGAGAAACTCCCCCTGCAACTCTCTCGTTACTTTGCCGGGAACAACCTCATCGTCCTCTTCCCCGAACAGTTCGGCGAGGAAAACGAGCAGCTCACCTTCACTACCGATCCGCTCTCCATCGACGTGCAGCGCAACTACTCGTCATTTACATCGGTGCGCGATTTCTTCGAAAAATTCTCCCGACGCCGCAAACTTTGGAATCACCGCCGGCAAAAACTCAAACAACGCAAAAAAGGAGAATAA